From Toxotes jaculatrix isolate fToxJac2 chromosome 7, fToxJac2.pri, whole genome shotgun sequence:
GTCAGTGGGTGAGTGATGGTTGACAGGGAGGcagcggcagcggcagcagcagcagcagcagcagcgatgGCTCACAGCTTCACTCAGGAGTATTTTCAGATCCCTGTGGTGACCAGAGCGTACACCACCGCCTGCGTCCTCACAACCGCTGCCGTGgtaagaaacaacaacaactcagtAACAATCCAGAAAACAGGGGACTTTAAACTGACCTCCAGGCTGAGATTAGGCTGTTTAACTCAATATGAACTGCATTATGAACTATTATAATGCAGTTCATACTGAGCATATTTCCAACTTTCCCATATTAACATTATGAATGCAAGTTGTTGTCCAGCTGTTTTTCCAGCTGCACAGTTTTTAGTCAGGTGTTGCTTTTTCATTTACTCTGTGACATGATGTATGAGAGTTACAGTTAAAGATGCAGCAGATGAGATGAAGCGTAAGCGTACTGAAAGGAATTAAAGTATTAACTGAACTGTCGTTATAAGTCTACGCAATGAAAGGAGTTGATGTGTTAGTTGAAGGTTCAAACACTGGACTGAACTTCAAATGctgagcatgtttgtgttgttaattGAAGCATAATGATTGACTGCAGCTGTactcattcactgtgtgtgagatgaaagcagctgaagtgtCAAGTAAAAACAACTTGACATTTCAGTTGAAGTAGAAGCTTTAAAAGTAGTTTCACTGTCAGTTGGGAAATAAGTATATGTATAATACTACACAGCAAAAGCAACAAACGCAAAAGCAGTTGAAGAGTAAGCTCTGAAAATAATTGAAGTGTTAGTTAATCAAAGATTAAAGCTGTTGAAATGTCCACTGCTCTAACGAGTGAAAGCAGTGGAAGCATCAGGTGAAGTGTGAGCGAGAAGGTAGTAGGAAAGTAGTTTAACTGTCAGCAGCTGAGGTTTCAGATGAAGTGTAAGTAGTGTTGAAAGTAGCTGATGTGTCAGCAAAAAGTTTGTGTGAACTCTGCAAGTGGTTCGATTAAGAGTAAAATAAACATAGTTAGATTTTGAGTTTaggtaaaaaataatgaaagtaattgaaatttaaacacacagaacCAACACAAACGCATCATATCTGATAATTCAACACGATTTATGTCCTGATACTTAACTGGCTGATTAATCTCAtatgtatgatttttttttagcaacttGATGTCATCACCCCCTTTCAGCTCTACTTTAACCCAGACCTCATCATCAGAAGATACCAGGTAACGTTATATAATAATGACAGTGATAAACTTGTTTGTTAAACATATCCCTATGGGATAATATCATATTTACactatttgtttttctgtctttctcacagaTATGGCGTCTGATAACCAGCTTCCTCTTCTTTGGTTCTCTTGGATTCAGTTTTGTGTTCAACATCATCTTTCTGTATCTTTTATCACAGCGACTCCTCAAGTAAAAGCAGAACAAATATCTCAGtttatcaataaaaacacaactgtaGATTCTAATTATCCATATCACCAGGGAAACCAACAGCAGAGTCCTTAACTAAAGTCAGTTATCGATACTGTCGGATGCTGGAGGAAGGATGTTTCCGGGGACGGACGGCAGATTTcgttttcatgttcatgtttggaGGAATCGCCATGACTGTATCCTTTCAGACGCTCCACACGATAACAGAGAGTAAAGctggtgaactgaccctttaaggtGGAATCGATGAGAACTTTCAGTCCCCTCTGAACTGTCTGTTCTCAGGTAACAAGCTGGTTTTGGGTTATTGTGTGTACGAATTCCTGTTTGAATAAATGAGGACGTCTACGGGgctaaaaacacataaaagcagATACTGTACCTGCAGCGTGTCTCTCTCTGACGGCGCTCAGCAGAACACATTCCCGGTTAATGATACAGTCCTGGGTCTGTTTACTGCAGACGTCCCTCTGAGCTGCCGTGAAACGGTCAGTGTGCAGGTTTATGGCCTTTTCTGAAGCCGTGTCGTGTTTCATGGACAGTTTTAAATGCAGGTATAAGACGACTGATTCTACTGTAATATCAGGGTAGTACAGTGTCACCTGTGTTATCAGGACACTAACATGCTCAGCTGAAATGCGGTGTATGTATGCGGTAAACACCAACACCAGCTCTGACTAATGTCTGCACATATTTCAGAAAAActataaatatttcatataaaTGTTTAGATGGTAATTTTAAGACTTTAGTCAAGCAATAAACATCATAATGTGACCTTAGTAAGCCATGATGAGTCCATGTTAAGagacactgtattttaaaagtCTGTTTAAGTCCAAAAGCATGACAAAAACCATGAATCATAATTATGGAATAAGAGTTCTTACTCAAAATTACTATATTTTGTCATTAAATCTAAGAGAAGTTTGACTTAATATCTGTTAAACTAACTTTCCCAtctaaaaaaacacatcagtgctgATTTTACTGTCgtaatgaacagaaaacaaagtggtGAGTCGTATTTAACCTGAAGGGCTGCAGCTGTTCGGCCTGTTCGCCAACGTCTTCTTCCTGGGTCAGGCCTTCATCATCATGCTGGTGTACGTGTGGAGTCGACGGCACCCGCTCATACGCATGAACTTCTTCGGCCTCCTGAACTTCCAGGCCCCGTTTCTCCCCTGGGTGCTCATGGGATTTTCGCTGCTGCTCGGAAACTCCATCGTGGTCGACCTGCTAGGTATAAAACACCTCACCAGAAACGTGCAGCATCTGATGTAACCAGACTTTGTTGCTTTAATCTTGGGGAGTGTTCaggaagaaacacaaagcatGAAACCTGCAACACGAACACTTCAAATTACAGGAGGCATAAAACTTATTGTTAGACTCTTAGCAGCTCAAAATGGATCCTGAGTCCAATTTAAAGTTTAGAAACTGCATCAGAACACCactaaaagacagagacactCATCTCATACACAATCATGATGTTCTGACGAGTTCCTTCCCTCCTCAGGTATCAGCGTCGGTCACATGTACTACTTCCTGGAAGACGTGTTTCCAAACCTGCCGGGAGGAAGGAAGCTGCTGATGACACCAGAACTTCTGTAAGAACCAGAATTCATCGTGTCCAACACACGTTTCAGACTTTTAGCTGtttatggaagaaaaaaaaaacctgttgtaGAAGCAGAGTTGAGTTTTGTGACTTCCAACGTGAACAGAGAAGGGAAAACAGTCGGAACAGGTAAAACTCTCACACGTCTTAACTGAACCAAACAGATTCAACTAAATATCAGAGAACTCTGGACGTTAATGTCCTGCATCAGTCAAGTGAGTAAAACGGATGAGAGACAGACGTCTCCAACAGGACAGTGATCAAATTCCACCATGAGCTACTTCAAGAAACACGAGCACAAATTCACTCATGCATCACCTCCATAAATATCTTGTACATTATCatatggctgtttgtgtgttaacatTAAAAATTCCTGAGTTTTTAATGAGattattttgtaaaaacaaaataatcttacgtcctgaaaatgtttttcagttgttATTTTAAGCAGCCAGATACAGAAGGTAAGAATCCTCACAACATTTAGAAAA
This genomic window contains:
- the LOC121184792 gene encoding derlin-2-like — translated: MAHSFTQEYFQIPVVTRAYTTACVLTTAAVQLDVITPFQLYFNPDLIIRRYQIWRLITSFLFFGSLGFSFVFNIIFLYRYCRMLEEGCFRGRTADFVFMFMFGGIAMTLFGLFANVFFLGQAFIIMLVYVWSRRHPLIRMNFFGLLNFQAPFLPWVLMGFSLLLGNSIVVDLLGISVGHMYYFLEDVFPNLPGGRKLLMTPELLRAMFDRPDDPDYRPLLQEQQQGGDLRQDEEPHN